The window TACCTGCCAATCGCGTCTCACGCTCACATGTGGCATCCACGGCGACGATCGCCTCGGAATCCGGCGCTCGAGAAACCCGCCCGACGACCGCCCGATACGTCCGTCGATGTACGTTCGGGGCACCCAGTCCCCAGAAAGGCGCAGATGCATTGAACTACCGCCCGACCACAACATCCGGCTATGGTGCAGTACAAATCGAAGATGGTCGAGCGGATCCACCTCCCCGAGCGCGCCGAACGCGAGCACGCGCTCGAGGCCGCCGGCTACAACGTCTTCAATCTCGACGCCGAGGACGTCTTTATCGATCTCCTGACCGACAGCGGCACTGGCACGATGAGCGAGGCACAGTGGGCGGCGCTGATCCGCGGCGACGAGTCCTACGCCGGCTCGAAGAGTTTCGCCCGACTCGAGTCCTCCGTCGACGACGTCATGGGCTTCCCACACGTGATCCCCGCCCACCAGGGTCGCGGGGCCGAGAACGTCCTCTACGGGACGCTGCTCGAGGCGGGCGACGTCGCGTTGAACAACACCCACTTCGACACGACGCGGGCGCACGTGGCGAACCAGGGCGCCGACCCGGTCGACTGTCCGATCCCCGACGCGGCCGATCCGAGCGCTGACGGGGACTTCAAGGGCAACTTCTCGATCGAACGCGGCTGGGAAATCGTCGAAGAGGTTGGTGCTGACCGGATTCCCGTCGTGATTCAGACGATTACGAACAACTCGACGGCGGGCCAGCCCGTCAGTGTCGAAAACACCCGGCGGGTCGCCGCGTTCGCCGACGAAATCAACGCGACGTTCGTCATCGACGCCTGCCGGTTCGCCGAGAACGCCTACTTCGTCACCGAACGCGAGGACACCTACGCCGACGCCACCGTCGCCGCAGTCGCCCGCGAACAACTCGGCTACGCCGATGCGCTCGTGATGAGCGGCAAGAAAGACGGCCTCGTGAACGTGGGCGGCTTCGTCGCCACCGACGACGAGCGTATTGCCGACCGTTGCCGGCAGCGGGCGATCCTCTACGAGGGGTTCCCCACCTACGGTGGGATGGCCGGCCGCGACATGGAGGCGTTGGCGGTCGGCCTCCGCGAAGCCGTCGAGGTCGAGTACGTCCGCGACCGGATCGAACAGATCCGCACCCTCGCCAGCCTGCTCGAGGATCGAGGCGTCCCCGTCTACACGCCGACGGGCGGCCACGCGGTCTACCTCGACGCCGAGGCGTGTTTCCCGCACCTCCCCCCGAGTGCGTTCCCGGGGCAGGTACTCGTCTGTGAACTCTACCGCGAGGGCGCCGTCCGCGGGGTCGAACTCGGGAGCTTCGCCTTCCCCGGAACGGATCGTCCGGAGCTGGTTCGCTTGGCCGTGCCCCGACGCACCTACCACCGCGAGCACTTCGAACACGTCGCCGACACTGCCGCGGCAGTGCTCGAGCGAGCCGAGGAGGTCTCGGGTCTCGAGATCCAGACCGAACCGGAGGTGCCCGAACTGCGGCACTTCACGGCCGAACTCGAGCCGGTCTCGAGCTAACTCGGTTCCCCTGTTTTACGGGCATACTACACTCTCTAAAGTATTAAACTTCAAAAACCATAGCTTCGATTTACGGCCGGTCAGTCGCCGATGACGCCTTTCGCTCGAGTACGGATCGAGGATTTCGGCCCCGGTTCGGGCTCCGTGCCGCCAAAGCGCTGTTTGGCGGTCGCGGCGAGGCCGGCGCCCTCACCCTTCGGCTCGCCCTCGAGTTGGGCGAGCACCCAGTCAGGAACCGACTCCCGGAGTTCTTCGCGCTTTTCGGCTCGAAGGGTACTGTACTTGCGGAGCGCGAGGCCCACACCGAGGAACAGCGCGGCGTCGAGCAGTTCGCGACGGAATCGCGTTCGGTCGTTGCGGACGGCCAGTGCCTTGAGCAGCGAGACGGTACCGATCCCGAGGTAGAGCCACGAGCTACGCCCGGGGTCGCCGGTGAGGAGCTGTCTGAAATCCATGACGAAGCCACGTACCACGTTCGTCGGTATAAAACCGGTACCGAGCTCTCCACTCGTGAGGGTCGCTTCTCTCACCACTCCAGTGGGGGCCGCTCAGGCGGACACCGAGTCGTCCTCGAGTCGCTTACGTCCTCGACATCGCCCCTCCGCGAGCGGTTCGATCTCGAACCCGAGCGATCGGTAAAACGGTCGTACACCGACGTCGAAATTCGCGGTCAGTGCGCCCTCCCGTTCGAGTGCGGCCTCCAGCAGCGCGGTTCCGACACCGCGTCCGCGAGCGCGCTTCCGGACGGCGATTGCATGGACGTGGCTCCCCTGGTCGTCGTCTCGAGCGTTCCTCCGTGCCGAGGCTGCGGTGTCGTCCTCGTCGGCGCTCGAGTCCCCTGCAGTCGTCGTCGGCTGGTCGGGGGGCTCGAGGACGATCACGCCGACGATGGCTCGTCGCGTCTCCCCCGACCCAGTCGGCCGTTCCTCGGTCGCGACGAGAACGTCATCGGCGTCGATGCGCGCCTCGACGTTCCCTACCTCGAGCATGGCCCCGTCGACGATCCGCCTGATCTCGAGGGCGTCCTCGGGCGAAGCGACACGAACCCGTCGGCCGGTCACGGCTGCCCCTCGTCGTCGTGGCGGCTTTGCTGGCACGCCTCGACGGCCGCGAGTAGGTCGTCGACGGTGGGTCGATCCCACCGGGACTGGCCGTGGTGTTCGTAGACGGTCTCGAGGGCACCCGAGTCCCGGACGTCGAGGACGAGGGCGGCGGGCATCCGTCCGAGGAGATCCGAGTGCTGGCCGAGGGAGCCCAACCGAACGTGCTGGTCGACGGCGTCACCCGCGTTCGCCTCCGGGTCGGCACAGATCGGATAGGGGAGTTCGTAGGCGTCTTGCCACTGCTCGACGCGTTCGCGTGGCTCCGGGACGATCGAGACGACCTGAGCGCTCCGGGCCACGAACTCGTCGTAGCGGTCGGCGACGGCTCGCACCTGTCGCCGACAGTTGCCACAGTGGTGGTCGCGGTGGAACAGGACGACGATGGCGTCGTAGGCGGGCGTCTCCTTGCCGGTCGTCGTCGGGTCGGGCGGCGTGACCGTTTCGGCGACGCCGCGCAGCCGGAGTGGATCGGGGCCGGGGCCGACGTTTTCCAGGGCGAGGTCGAGGAGGGTCGTTGACATGGCCCCGCCTACACCCTCCTCGGTGAAAACGCTCCGGTTGGTTCGTTTCGAGCGGAAGCCAGAAGAGACTTGGACACTCACGACTGATGATCGGTCGTGACAGGCCGGGTTCTCGCTGTCGTCCTCGCAGTCGTAATGCTCACCAGCGTACCGGTGAGCGCCGGAGCGACGGCGTTCGGGTCGAACGATCTCACCCTCGAGGGGCCTGCCGAGCCTCGACAGGACGGATTCGCCCTCGAGCCGACAGCACCCGGGACGATCGACCGCACTGCTCCCAGCACGACCGCACTGATGGGAGTCGACCCTGCCGAGAGCGGACTCAGCGACGACGCCGAACTCATCCGTGAGTCGTTCGTCCTCCACCAGCGCCCCGACCGACCCGGTGAGTACGAGGCCGTCGTCACCTACGACGTGCCGGAACCGGTGACGCGGCTGTCGGTGACTCCCGAGTCCAGGGTGACCGTCCTCGAGGCGACCGGCTTCGAACAGACCTCCGATGGGGCCTACGAGTGGCACGAACCCGACGAAGCCGATGACGGTGAGGGTGACGGCCACACCCTCGAGTTACACCTTCGTGTCGAGGCGAACCAGACGAACGAGGGGCGTCACGCCCACGACGCACCGCTTCGATCCGGCGACTCGAACGAGATACGCGGCCACGACCACAAGGGTGGTCTCACGTTCGCCGAGACCGGCGAGTGGGGAATCGTCAGCCTCCCACAGCTCAGGGTCGGCTGGAGCCAGCGTTCCCTCGTCGGAACCACTCGATCGGTGACGGTCGACGGGCCGGGCGCTGCTGGAACCAACGTGGCCTATTTCGGCGCACAGACGACCCACGAACGGACGGTTGCTGGCGAAACGATCCGGCTCGTCGTCCCCGAGGCTGCCGACCTCAGGGAGTCCCCCGAGGCGATACTGGATTCGCTCACGTACGCCAGCGAGGAGCTGCGAATCGGCGGGCGCAACGAGGAGGTGTTCGTCGTCGCCGCCCCGGCGGGCGATGTCGAGTGGGGAGCAAACGGCATCCAGTACGGCCCGAGCGACGCCTGGGTGAACGCCGACGCCCGACTCGACGTGGCGGGGAACGTCTGGATCCACGAGTACGTCCACACCCGCCAGGACTACGCCAGGGCTGGCCTCGACCGGGAGAGTACCTGGCTGCTCGAGGCCCAGGCGGAGTACTACGCGGCGTCGCTCACGTACGAGCAGGGCCACATCTCCTACCGGACGTTCCGCCGGTTCCTCGAGGAAGGCCAGGAGTCACCCTACGCCGAGGGGATCCTCGCCGATCCGTCGACGTGGAACGATCCGCTCACCGACTACGTGAAGGGGCCGCTCGTCTACGGCGCGATCGATCGCGAACTGCACCTCGAGACCGACGGTGAGCACTCCATGGCGGCCGTCTTCCGTGATCTCAACCGTCACGACGGCGAACTCACCGAATCTGCCTGGCTCGGCGCGCTCGAGGACGCCGGCGGGGCCGACGTACGGGCAATGGCGGAGACCTACACGCGGACGGACGCCGTTCCCGACTCGTGGTACGCGCTCGAACATCGGGCGGCCTTCGGCCAGTCCACGCCCGCCATCGACAGCGCCCTCGCCGAGACCGAGCCGATCAGGGTCGACGGCCTGCTCGGGAGCGAGACACTCGAGCAGCCACGGCCGGTGCTCGTCGGCGAGACCGTCACGTTCCCCGTCGCGGTCGACAACCGCGGGGATCGTGACGGGCCGTACTGGGCGACCGTCCAGGTCGACGGAACGGTCGTCGACGGCACGACTGGCCGCCTCGAGGCCGGCGAATCGACCGTCGAATCGCTCGGCTGGACGCCCGAGAAGCCAGGTCGGTACACGCTCCACGTCGGTGACCAGCCGATCCGCGTCGACGTCCTCAGGCCGGCGTCGCTGACGGTGACGTCCCTCGAGGCAGTGCCCGACCGCGTCGAGTCCGGCGAGTCGGTAACGGTGACGGCAACCGTCGAGAACCAGGCGACCCGCGTCGGGCAGGAGACGCTCGAGTTCCGGACGGGATCGGGAACGGTCGGCGAGGAGACGGTGACGCTCGCTCCCGGCGAGTCGACGACCGTCGAGACGACGGTTTCCTTCGACGCTCGAGGCAGCCACGAGGTCGCGGTGGGCGAGCAGCGAATGACCGTCACCGTCGAGGGGAGCCTCGAGTCACAGGCCGGCAACGCCGTAGACTCGATCCCCGGCTTCGGCGTCGGGGCGGCGGCCGCCGCGGTCGTGCTGTCTCTCGTCGTGATCGGTCGCTTCACCTCGGGTCGTTCGCGTCGCTGATCTGTTTGCGCCCGGGGTCTGGTATCGAATTCGCGAATAGGCCCCTCGATACGGCTTCTCGATCGCAATCTGGCAAATATTCCCTGTCCCGTTCCCGACCCACTCATCGAACGATGGGATTTTGCTGCTGGGGCCGACAGTATGCTGGCATGAACGATCGTGCAGTCGACGGAACGAACGAGAACGTCGCTTCTTCGTGGGTATGCGACCGACGAGCGGCCCTCGAGTGCACACACGAGTACCCGCTACCAGCACCGGGCGGGCGCTGATACCATGCGGGAGGAGGACGAACAGTACTTCGAGCGCCTCGAGTCCCGCCTCGACGAGGCGTTCGACGTCGCCGAGACGGCCAAACAGCGCGGTGGCGACCCCAAACCGGAGGTCGAGATTCCGGTCGCCAAGGACATGGCCGACCGGGTCGAGAACATCCTCGGTATCGAGGGAGTCGCCGAACGCGTCAGAGAACTCGAGGGCCAGATGTCTCGCGAGGAGGCCGCCCTCGCCCTCGCGGAGGACTTCGCGGACGGGTCGGTCGGCGAGTACGAGACGAAAGCCGGGAAAGTCGAGGGCGCGGTACGAACGGCCGTCGCACTGCTCACCGAGGGGGTCGTCGCGGCCCCGATCGAGGGGATCGACAAGGTCGAGATCCTCACCAACGACGACGGAACCGAGTTCGTCAACGTCTACTACGCCGGGCCGATCCGATCCGCGGGTGGGACGGCTCAGGCGCTGTCGGTGCTCGTCGCGGACTACACCCGCGCGCTGGTTGGTCTCGAGACCTACGACGCTCGTAAAGAGGAGATCGAACGATACGCCGAAGAGATCGGCCTCTACGACAAGGAGACTGGCTTGCAGTACTCCCCGAAGGATAAAGAGACGAAATTCATCGCCAAACACCTCCCGATCATGCTCGACGGGGAGGCGACGGGCGACGAGGAGGTCTCGGGCTTTCGGGATCTCGAGCGCGTCGACACCAACTCCGCCCGGGGCGGGATGTGTCTGGTGATGGCCGAGGGGATCGCCCTCAAAGCGCCCAAGATCCAGCGCTACACCTCCCAACTCGAGGAGATCGACTGGCCGTGGCTCCAGGATCTGATCGACGGGACGTACTACGACGACGCGGCCGGTGCGGACGAGGACGAGGATGTCGACGGGGACGTAGCGGAGGGGGACGCCAACGAGAGCGACGACGGCGAGGACGACGATGCTGTGGACGCGAACGACGAACCCGAAGAAGACCGCCCGACCGGCCCTCCGCGAGTCGAACCCGCCACGAAGTTCCTCCGGGATCTCATCGCCGGTCGACCCGTGTTCTCACACCCGTCCGCGAAGGGTGGTTTCCGGCTTCGCTACGGTCGCGCACGTAACCACGGCTTCGCGACCGCGGGGGTCCACCCCGCGTCGATGCACCTGCTCGACGACTTCCTCGCGACGGGTACCCAGATCAAGACCGAACGCCCCGGCAAAGCCGCCGGGGTCATCCCCGTCGACAGCATCGAGGGTCCCACAGTTCGGCTGGCCAACGGCGACGTCCGCCGAATCGACGACGTCGAGGAGGCCCTCGAGGTCAGAAACGGAGTCGAGAAGATTCTCGACGCTGGCGAGTACCTCGTCAACTACGGGGAGTTCGTCGAGAACAACCACGCCCTCGCCCCGGCGTCGTACGTCTACGAGTGGTGGATCCAGGATCTCGAGGCCGCCGGGGCCGACGTCCAGGCCCTCGAGGACGACCCCAGAATCGACCTCGAGCACCCGACCGCAGACGAGGCCCTCGAGTGGGCTCTCGAGTACGACGCACCGATCCACCCGGCGTACACCTACCAGTGGCACGACCTCGGCGTCGACGCCTTCAGTACGCTCGCCGACGCCGTCAGCGACGCCACCATCGAGAGCGACACGGGCTCGCTGGTCCTCGAGTACACCGACGCGACCAGGGACGCCCTGGAAGCCATCGTCATCGAACACCGCCAGCGCCCCGACCGCCTCGAGATCGACGACTGGCTTCCGTTCGTCCGGACGCTTGGCATTGCGGTCGACGACGGGGCCGAGACCGGAGCCGAGGCCGACGCTCAGGAACCGACGCTCGAGCGCACCTGGGCCGACGACGACCTCAGCGAGCGCGCCCGCACCTGGGGCGTCGAGACAGCGGGCGACAACGCCATCGAGGCCGTCAACGAGGTCGCCCCGTTCGCCGTCCGCGAGTGCGCCCCGACGCGCATCGGAACCCGGATGGGTCGGCCCGAAAAATCCGAACGCCGGGATCTCAGCCCGCCGGTACACACCCTGTTCCCCATCGGCGAGGCGGGCGGTGCCCAGCGTAACGTCGCCGACGCGGGCAAGTACGCCGAGACGATGTCGGACACCCCCGGCGTCATCGAGGTGCAGATCGGCCGCCAGCGCTGTGAGACCTGTGGAGAGGAGACCTACAAGAACCGCTGCCCCGAGTGCAACGCTCGAACGGTGCCGGACTACCGCTGTCCCGACTGTGACACCCAGATCGATCCCGACGAGGCCGGCCGCGTCGAGTGTGGACACTGCGAACGCGAGGCAACCTGCGTCGAGTTCACCGAAATCGACGTCCACGCGGCCTACCGCGACGCCCTCGAGGCCGTCGGCGAGCGCGAGAACGCCTTCGAGATCCTCAAGGGCGTGAAAGGGCTGACGTCGACGAACAAAATCCCCGAACCCATGGAAAAAGGCGTCCTCCGGGCGAAACACGACGTCTCGAGTTTCAAGGACGGCACCGTCCGCTACGACATGACCGACCTCCCCGTGACGTCGGTGCGCGCCAGCGAACTCGACATTACGGTCGGCCAGCTCGAGGCGCTCGGCTACGAGGAGGATATCCACGGCGAACCGCTCACCCACGAGGATCAGTTGGTCGAGCTCAAGGTGCAGGACATCGTCCTCTCGGATGGCGCGGCCCAGCACATGATGCAAACGGCCGCCTTCATCGACGACCTCCTCGAGCAGTACTACGGCCTCGAGCCGTTCTACGAACTCGAGGATCGACAGGATCTCGTGGGCGAGCTGGTGTTCGGGATGGCACCCCACACGTCTGCGGCAACTGTCGGGAGGGTGATTGGTTTCACGAGCGCAGCGGTCGGATACGCTCATCCGTTCTTCCACGCTGCGAAACGCCGGAACTGCTTCCATCCGGATACAGAGATTCGGTTCGAAGACGAGTCCGGACGAACTCGAGCGGAGACAATCGAGCAGTTCGTCGACTCGAGGCTGACCGACCCGCACACGGACGATTTCGGCACCTTCGTTCAGGAACTCGACGGATCCGTGGCGGTACCGTCGATAACCGATTCAGGAGCGACCGTTTCGAAACCCGTTACCGCCGTTTCGAAACACCCGGCTCCCGATCACCTCATCCGCGTGGAAACGGAGCATGGTCGAACGCTAACAGTCACCCCAGATCACACGATGGTCGTGTGGAACGGCGGCCTGGAGCAGGTGCCGGCGAGCGATCTTGAGTGTGACGATGCGATCCCCGTCCCGCCAGAACCGGGAATATCTCGGGATCAGTCGGTCTCTCAGACGACTGACGGCGGTCGTCCGGAGGTTGATATAGTAGCACGAGCCCAGATTGTGCCATCCGATGTGGAATACACCTACTGCCTCACGGTTGCAGAGACCCACACGCTCGTCGCCAATGAACTATACGCGAAGCAATGTGACGGTGACGAGGATTGTGTAATGTTGCTTATGGATGGGCTGCTCAACTTCTCGCGGTCGTATCTCCCGGATAAACGAGGGGGTAGCGTCGCCGAAGACTCTCGACTGATCGCGTTCGACCCCGATGGCAACCTTCGGTTTATGACGTTCGACGAGTTCTGGGACGAACTCGAGTTACCGATCGAGATCGACGGAAAGTTTCACAAGAAAACGGTTGCACTCGAGAGGTGGACGACCTACACCTTCGACGAGAATCACGAGGCGTCCCCACAGCCAATCGAGAAGGCGATTCGATATCGGGCCGACGACGACGAAGAACTCCTTCGAATACGAACCCAGTTCGGTCGGGAGATCGAGATCACGACCGACCACAGTCTGTTCCGATACAAAGACGGCATTGAGGAGGTGGCCGGTTCGGATCTCGAACCGGGCGAGTTGATCGTCGCCCCGCGTACTCTCGACGTCGATCCAATCGAGACGAAGATCGACGTCCTCGAGTGTGTCGATGACCCGTATGTCCTTATCGACGACGCTCACGAGGAGTGGCTTTCGGAGGTCTGGAACGACGCCGAACGGGGGAGCGACACACGAGTCGCGTTCGATGGTGGACTTTCATACCGACTTCGGAAAAAGAAGGTCGATCGATCCACACTTGAGGCGATCGAGAGTGAACACGGTGAGCGGACGCTTCCCCACGAATGCGCGGTTGGCTGGATGGGGTCGTCCGACTGTATCGACCGGTACATCGAGGTCGATGCGGACTTCGCGTGGTTACTCGGCATGTTCGTCGCCGAAGGGTCACTATCGGCGAGTCGACCGACGATTTACAACGCTGACGAGGAGTTGGTCGATCGCGTCGTCGAGGCTACGGAAGCAGTGATCGGCTGTGAACCAAGTGTTCGGTGGTCGAACAAATCGTACGAGATCGCGTTTCCTGCCGTGTTCTTTGACGTGCTGTACGACCTCGGATTTAAAAAGCGCGAGTCGTATAACTCGAGCGAGAAGGTTGTTCCAGATTGTATCCTCCGAGCTGAAAGGGACACTGTGCTTGCCTTCCTTCGCGGATTCATCGCGGGCGATGGCTCCGAACCGAGCGACGACAACTACACGGGGATTAATTTCCACACCACCAGCGAGGACGTCAAAGACGGCATCGTATTCCTGTGTCACAGATTGGGTCTCGTTGCGAACATCTCCCGTCGGGAACGCGACCCGCCCCGGCAGCCGATATTCGACGTGAATGTGTCCGGTGGCGCCTACGACAATCCGCTTCGGCGGATACTCGACGGCGACGATCCCTACCATCCGAAGAGTCTCGTGGTCACGATTCCTGACGAGTTGATGGCGATTCGTGAGATGGATGTCGAGAGAGTGAAACAGATCATCCCGAAGTACCTCAAACGACGGGAAAACATCTCACTCGAAAAACTTCGCGAAATCGTCGACGAACTCGACGCTGGAGACCTCTCCGTTGAAGCGGAACGAAACCTCGAGGCGATCCGCCCGCTGGTCGATGGTGATTTGTCGTACCTTCGGATCACGTCGATCGAGCGCGTCGAGTACGACGGGCATCTCTACGACCTTCAGGTCGGCGGCGAACCGATATTTACGTCGAACTGGCTCTATGCCCACAATTCGATGGACGCCCCCCTCGTCATGTCCTCGAGAATCGATCCCTCCGAGATCGACGACGAGGCCCACAACATGGACGTCGTTTCGCGGTACCCTCGCGAGTTCTACGAGGCCACCCTCGAGCAGGCAGACCCCGGCGCGGTCGAGACCCTTGTCGAGATCGCCGAGGACACCCTGAGCACCGACGAGGAGTACACCGGCTTCGAGCACACCCACGACACCACCGACATCGCCATGGGGCCGGATCTCTCGGCGTACAAGACGTTGGGCTCGATGATGGACAAGATGGACGCCCAGCTCGAGTTAGCGCGCAAACTCGAGGCCGTCGACGAGACCGACGTCGCCGAGCGGGTGATCGAGTACCACTTCCTGCCCGACCTGATCGGCAACCTGCGGGCGTTTTCGCGCCAGGAGACGCGCTGTCTGGACTGCGGGGAGAAGTTCCGGCGAATGCCGCTGACGGAGGTCTGTCGGGAGTGTGGCGGTCGGGTCAACCTTACGGTGCACAAGGGCTCGGTGAACAAGTACATGCAAACCGCGATCGAGGTCGCCGAGGAGTACGGCTGTCGCGATTACACGAAACAGCGCCTGGAAGTGCTCGAGCAGGCTCTCGAGAGCATCTTCGAGAACGACAAAAACAAGCAGAGCGGCATCGCGGATTTCATGTAACGACATTTTTCCGCTCGGGTTCGCATCGCTCACCGCTCGCGTAAAAATCTCGGCCAAAAAGCCGCTTGCTCGGCTTCACCTCGCTCGCGGTGATCGTCGGTGAGAAGCCTGCCCTCCCCCGGCGAGCGGCCGGCCGCCGTCGCCACGGCGACCGACCGCTCACGGCCACCGTGTGTGGGCCTCGAGCCCGGGAGGGGGTCTTGTGTCCATGAGGAGTCTCGTATCAATAAGGGTTCTCGTGCCGGGTCACTCGAGTCATTCCCCACAGCGACAGCGCGAACGTGATTTCGAGGCTGAGTGTCGTCTCGCTCGAGGGATCGGCGTCGTAGCTTTATGCCCCTCCTCGTGGCCCGCAATCGTATGGGAGAAACACCTGCGAGAGAAGGCGAACAGGACGCAATTGAGGACGTTCACGAGGTCACCTTCGGACAGGTCGTCTACGACGAGGAGGGCACGAAACTCGGGACGATCCGCGGACTCGACCACGGCGGATTCTTCGTCACCACGCGCGAGGGCGTCGAAGCGTTGAGCGTCGAACACGCTCGAGCGGGCCACGAGTTCGGCGAAGCCGAGTTGATGTGGCGTTGTACCGAGTGTGGCGAGATGGGTGCGATCAACGAAGGGCTTCCAGACACCTGTCCCGGCTGTGGCACCGAAAAGGAGAATCTGATGTACTGGACGGAGGACTGACGCCGGTCGAGGGTGGTTCGATCATTCGTTTGGGTTCGAGTCCGAATCCGAATCCGAGTCCGAGTCGTGTAATGCCATGAACACCGACACCGGAAACCGTGGTTCGAGCGTGCTCGGTGGCCTGCCACGACCGTCGCTTTCCCCGTCGATGCGACGAAACAGCCCGTCTTCGGTGAGTTCGTACAGCAGCCGTTTGACCGTCGATGCCTGTAACTCGATCGCCGGGTGGGAGGCGAGCGCCTTCGCGGTCGCCCCGACCGAGGCCGTCTCCGTCGTCGACAGGGCACCGAACCGATACAGGAGCTCTCGACGATCGGCAGGTAATGCGAACACGCGGTGGAGCGAGACGCAATCGTCGGGGAGGCGCTCGACCGCTCGAGCCCTCGTGTCATCGTCGATCCGGTGATCGTCCGAGGCCGCTGCCGCCCTCGCTGCCACAAACAGCGCGACCAGCGCGTCGTGGGCGTCACCGTCTGCCCACTCGGCGATCGCGTCCAGCTGGTCGTGCATGATCG of the Natronosalvus vescus genome contains:
- the polC gene encoding DNA polymerase II large subunit, translating into MREEDEQYFERLESRLDEAFDVAETAKQRGGDPKPEVEIPVAKDMADRVENILGIEGVAERVRELEGQMSREEAALALAEDFADGSVGEYETKAGKVEGAVRTAVALLTEGVVAAPIEGIDKVEILTNDDGTEFVNVYYAGPIRSAGGTAQALSVLVADYTRALVGLETYDARKEEIERYAEEIGLYDKETGLQYSPKDKETKFIAKHLPIMLDGEATGDEEVSGFRDLERVDTNSARGGMCLVMAEGIALKAPKIQRYTSQLEEIDWPWLQDLIDGTYYDDAAGADEDEDVDGDVAEGDANESDDGEDDDAVDANDEPEEDRPTGPPRVEPATKFLRDLIAGRPVFSHPSAKGGFRLRYGRARNHGFATAGVHPASMHLLDDFLATGTQIKTERPGKAAGVIPVDSIEGPTVRLANGDVRRIDDVEEALEVRNGVEKILDAGEYLVNYGEFVENNHALAPASYVYEWWIQDLEAAGADVQALEDDPRIDLEHPTADEALEWALEYDAPIHPAYTYQWHDLGVDAFSTLADAVSDATIESDTGSLVLEYTDATRDALEAIVIEHRQRPDRLEIDDWLPFVRTLGIAVDDGAETGAEADAQEPTLERTWADDDLSERARTWGVETAGDNAIEAVNEVAPFAVRECAPTRIGTRMGRPEKSERRDLSPPVHTLFPIGEAGGAQRNVADAGKYAETMSDTPGVIEVQIGRQRCETCGEETYKNRCPECNARTVPDYRCPDCDTQIDPDEAGRVECGHCEREATCVEFTEIDVHAAYRDALEAVGERENAFEILKGVKGLTSTNKIPEPMEKGVLRAKHDVSSFKDGTVRYDMTDLPVTSVRASELDITVGQLEALGYEEDIHGEPLTHEDQLVELKVQDIVLSDGAAQHMMQTAAFIDDLLEQYYGLEPFYELEDRQDLVGELVFGMAPHTSAATVGRVIGFTSAAVGYAHPFFHAAKRRNCFHPDTEIRFEDESGRTRAETIEQFVDSRLTDPHTDDFGTFVQELDGSVAVPSITDSGATVSKPVTAVSKHPAPDHLIRVETEHGRTLTVTPDHTMVVWNGGLEQVPASDLECDDAIPVPPEPGISRDQSVSQTTDGGRPEVDIVARAQIVPSDVEYTYCLTVAETHTLVANELYAKQCDGDEDCVMLLMDGLLNFSRSYLPDKRGGSVAEDSRLIAFDPDGNLRFMTFDEFWDELELPIEIDGKFHKKTVALERWTTYTFDENHEASPQPIEKAIRYRADDDEELLRIRTQFGREIEITTDHSLFRYKDGIEEVAGSDLEPGELIVAPRTLDVDPIETKIDVLECVDDPYVLIDDAHEEWLSEVWNDAERGSDTRVAFDGGLSYRLRKKKVDRSTLEAIESEHGERTLPHECAVGWMGSSDCIDRYIEVDADFAWLLGMFVAEGSLSASRPTIYNADEELVDRVVEATEAVIGCEPSVRWSNKSYEIAFPAVFFDVLYDLGFKKRESYNSSEKVVPDCILRAERDTVLAFLRGFIAGDGSEPSDDNYTGINFHTTSEDVKDGIVFLCHRLGLVANISRRERDPPRQPIFDVNVSGGAYDNPLRRILDGDDPYHPKSLVVTIPDELMAIREMDVERVKQIIPKYLKRRENISLEKLREIVDELDAGDLSVEAERNLEAIRPLVDGDLSYLRITSIERVEYDGHLYDLQVGGEPIFTSNWLYAHNSMDAPLVMSSRIDPSEIDDEAHNMDVVSRYPREFYEATLEQADPGAVETLVEIAEDTLSTDEEYTGFEHTHDTTDIAMGPDLSAYKTLGSMMDKMDAQLELARKLEAVDETDVAERVIEYHFLPDLIGNLRAFSRQETRCLDCGEKFRRMPLTEVCRECGGRVNLTVHKGSVNKYMQTAIEVAEEYGCRDYTKQRLEVLEQALESIFENDKNKQSGIADFM
- a CDS encoding DUF7130 family rubredoxin-like protein; translation: MGETPAREGEQDAIEDVHEVTFGQVVYDEEGTKLGTIRGLDHGGFFVTTREGVEALSVEHARAGHEFGEAELMWRCTECGEMGAINEGLPDTCPGCGTEKENLMYWTED